AAAATTTGGTGAAAATACAGATCATTGAAATTAATACACTTTGTCAGTTTCCTTCTCAAGCCATAGTTTTTCACATAATGCATTCCTGACATTATTTCCATCCAGTGAGACATTCCTGATGCTCGAGCAATTTCTCACTTGCCAATTATTGGAATAAAGCCTTCTTGGATATGGGTCCAAAGGTCCGTTGATCTAAAACTTACTGCATCATGAGAACTTCCTGGAACCCACAGCTGCCCCACACAAATCTGTAACAATGAGTTCAGTTTCTTGTATTCTGCTGTACTAGTGTTTTGCACCTGTAAGTTTATTTCTCCACAAACTCCTGTCTTCCCGACAGTCATTTTTCAATGTGGTAGATTCTTCAAGTATTCTAGTAAACAGAGGAACACCTTTCATCTGAAAGCTGCATAGTTACATTCTAACATTAGGCGAATCGCATTTCTGCAAGAAGTTGAAGgaaacgtttttcttttttcttttttacaggAACAGAACAAGTGTGAGGTTGTTCAGTGCCGGGTGTTACATGATACCATATTAAAACACAAGGCCATTCTTGATCAGCTTCGGAGTGCTTTATCAATTATGGGCTTTAAAAAAGAGCTGGAAAAAGCTCCTGCTAAGtttgagcatttttttgttcacagCAGTGATGAAGTATCACCAGCCTTTGTCAAGTCATTACTTACACCTCCTGTTACTCATGACGCACAAGTGAAACATGTCATGCAGATGCTCTATTCATTCATACAGAATTCGTCAGCTGATGAtctgtttgattttttatcttttaccACTGGCTCAAGATCCAgtactgccatttttgtgcctGCTTCAATTGCAGTGTTAGGTGGAAACACAGAgccatttttgctttaacCTGTACATTAGAGTTAAAACTGCCCTATGGGTTTGCCAGCTACTCTGAATTTGAAAGTTCAATGAGGGCaatttttaagggaaaaaaatgtacaCTACTGTGTAACCCAGCTGTACCCAAACTTACTTCGTAAACTAACATAGTTACCTGATTTTGATCAACAAGTTTAGATACTGATTGCAAAACTAGTCATctgacattttctttccttgcaTAATCGCAAGCTCTTGAAATACTTTCTTTGgagcaaaacacttatttctAGATAATATTTGGGGGCCATTCTTGTACTGCTTCGTAATCCTGGTAAAGCTGCGAAGAATGACAAACTTTTCAGAAACACAAGGTAAGCAATCAGTTTGTCGCACAGAAATTACTTTTATCCTTGgctaaaagaaatcaaagtaaTGTATCCCAACTCCATTTTGTTAAACACATGGACCAGTTAAGGAAATGTTAGCAATCCGGTTATGGCATGTTTGTTAATGTAGGCCATGTGCGTTGTTGAGTTAAAAGTTAGTGGTGGTACTAAAATATCGAAATGTTACAATATCACTTTATCTCCCTGGATTATGTTTTGAAGGTTACAGTTAAGGACTGCCTATCTTGAGGCTTCTACAAGGACCTTTGTTTCACATAGCacataaaaaacagaaaacaaaaaggcccacttgaaaaataaatatttttgttccttGGCCTCCTTCCACAGTTACCAATGGTCCAGTTGATATTGAGATGTTTTTACTCATCAAGTTACGTTTCGTTCACATGTTTATGGATGGAGGATTGATAACTCTTAGTTGTAAATTAAAGCAATTGTGAAAGCTTATAAAACTCCAGAGTGTTTTGATCAAAACATAGTTAAGCTCATATGGAGTTTCTGTTCTCTAGCTTCATCAAGTCACCTGCAGCTAGGCTATTTTTACGCATAATGTAAAAAACTTGTGCCTTTTCTGAAATGACATTTTGTCTAAAGCTAACTTTAATAAGACTTAACTATTACAATAGCCATTGGACATCAAAGCCATGGCCAATTTTAGGTGCTAATAATCATATACCAGTGACGGGGCAATTATTCGCCATTTTTACGTTGAGCGGGAGAGTGGGTCGAGTCGGTGAATGCAAAGCACGGTGGGGCGGATTTAGGGGACGCCATTATCTGTGACGAACACAAGTGTGACCGAAAGCGACATGGTTAAAGCGAGTTGTTGTGTACCCAGGTGCACAAATAACTGGAGAAACTCTCCTAACATGAAATTCCATACTCTACCAAGTGATCCGAAAGTTTTAGGAATGTATGAGAAGCTCATACGAAACGCAAATCTGAAGAAAGATTCTTCTAGTACACGAATCTGTGGTGCACATTTTCCTCAGGGAGAGCGAATGTCAAGAACTCAGCTACCCTCGATATTTCCTTGGACTTCGGTTCCCCAGGAACGAAGGAAAATAGAAAGAGTACAAGTACCTATGGTAAAAAGGCCTCGAACTACCTCAGTGcaagctgaaaaggaaaatgtcaAGGACTATGAAAACCCAAGTGATATCACAACAAACAATGTATCCATGGACTTGCAAGAGGAAAAGTTTAGAGATCAAAGCACTCAAACAGACAGTGTAAACGAGTCTCAATCTCTAAAGCAAGAAATATTGGCTCTCAAAGAGAAGATACAAACCCTTGAAACAACTATTCATGAGTTGAATTCCAAACCTAAATTCGAATTAAGTGATCACAAAGATATAGACCATGACATTGCTTTTTATGCAGGTTTTCCTAACTATGATACCCTGCTGTTATGTTATGACTTATTGAAAGAGAAAGCTGAACATTTATGCTACAAAAATAGAGATGAAACTGAGTACCACCCTGCAGAATACAACAAACCAGGCAGCAAACGTAAACTAACAATATGGCAGGAGTTGACACTAGTACTTTTACATTTACGTCTGGGATTGCTAGAGAAAGATCTAGCGGATAGATTTAGAATCTCTATGCCAACGGTGTCCGTTATCTGGAGAACCTGGATTAAATTCATGAGGAAAGAACTTGAACCAGTTTGTATTCAATGGCCATCTAAAGACCAAATAGTACACTTCATGCCACCGGtattcaaaacattttatcCCGATTTAGTTTCAATCATAGACTGTACAGAGATTGAGATGGAGTCACCGTCCAGCCTTGATAACAGGTCTTTGTGCTATTCAAGCTACAAGTCGCGTACTACAATGAAGGCTCTAATTGGTATTACCCCAAATGgtgttgtttcattttgcagtGATCTTTACTGTGGGTCAATCAGTATCATTCAGATTGTAAAGGAATCTGGATATTTATCACATCTGAATAGAGGTGATACAGGGATGGCAGATAAAGGATTCACCATTCAAGATGAATTGGCTGAGGTTGGAGCAAAGCTGGCAATGCCACATTTTTTGAAAGGGAAAGCACAATTTAGTAAACAAGAGTCTGACCACAACAAGAAAATTGCTAGCCTCCGTATCCATGTTGAACGATATATGGAGAGACTTAAAAACTGGCATTTCTTTGACCGCCCAGTGCCAATTACTATTTCTACAATTGCATCTGATGTCTGGGTTGTAGTAGCATgtctttcaaattttctggcTCCAATAATTGCATAGAATTTATAAGCACACACAATAATTTCATTCTGAATATTAATGTAAAATCTACAATAATCTTTTACACAGACTGTAAAATAGATAGGAAGAATatgtgaaaataaattaatttgacCAAAAAATGCTATTTGTCTTTAGAACAAGCGGGGAAATTCCAGTACTTTATTCCATTGCATTTCACCATGGAAAATTCTTGGATAAACCAGTTCTGGAAAGAGATGATTAAAGTAAGAGCTCTTCAGCTTTGGTAATATATCATTCCAAAATCCACTGTCAAAGGTAATAGCTTCTCTGTGAGTGGAAATGGCACTTGATACAATAAAGTGACACATGTTAGATTGAGTGCAAAACAGTTGTTGCTGAATTTGATGGTAATAACCATGATTCTTGTTGATTTCAATTGCACTGTCATTCCTCTTGTATATTCCAAGTCTGCACATAGCATCCTCATGACTTTCTCCTTCTTTAACTTGTATGTTCTTAACTTCCACAATAGTATGATTATCAATGATACCATCTGGTGAAGCTCCAAGAAATGGGTGAGTTTCAGATATGACAAATCCTGATTTGTGAACTGTAAGCCCAGTGTCCTTCTCAAATTCACTGATGATCCTTGATTCAGCTTCAATGCCTTCCTTCATTGCCTTTGTTGGAGCACGATCATTGTACATCAATACCTCATATATGGCCTTTGTAAGACTAGTTGTAGGTTTGATCAAACATCTCTTGCATTTTGAAGCTGTGATTCTGGGTTTACGGACATCATATCAAGTTCTTGTCAAGTGTTGTTCTTTTGTAGCTTCTGTAATGTCATTTCTGTCTTTGATTGAATCATACAATCTAGTCTTGGATCTCAGAGATTTCTGTGCTATATCAAGCATAGACAGTGGTGCAGTTTTGATGGGAGAGACAATGTCCCACTTTGATGGCTGTGGTATTTCTTCGGTAACTGTAGTTGAATATTCTGGAACTTGTTGTGGAATGATATAATGGAGACCAATTTTTCTCCCTGTTTTCTCTTCAACTGCTTTAATCTTTTCTAACAAAGCATTATAGTCAGTGTTTGACTTTTTTCATTGTGTGTGGTGTGGACTGTTGAGCTTGATGAACATTCTTCATCTTTCTTTCCATACACATGTTTTACAAATTTAACTGCCTGGACAGTAGAaggttcttgttttttctttttgggaatGCTCCATGTACATGGTTTAGATGTACAGGGCAAATCATCTTCGCTCTCACTGGTTGCGCTCACACTTTTCTTACAGGCATCTTCCATCGCAAACAAAGTAGCAGCTAGATGATTGCACCGTCCATCATTTCCTGAGGGGCATGGGCAGACAGCTTGTTGTACTTGTGAATTTGTGTCCATGATTATTTTCACAGTGTAGATGTTTTTATGTTTGTCGTCTTGCTTGTCATAAGATGACTTAACAGGAGGAACTGTTTTACATCAAAAGCCAAGTTGTTTGGTATAAATACCTTGCACTTTCCCTGATTTATAAAAGTTATATCCCTTTACGATTGGTTTTCCCACTGATACTTGTTTTTTAAACTCCACATCGTCAatcaaaaatttccaaatttgagGATAGCCGACATGAAGCTTCGAATTAATGCCTACAGCAAAGCCCTTGGTTGGAAAATCAACAAGAGTTGCTGTCTCTTGCTCCTCTTGTAAACCAAGTTTTCTGCGCTTATTTTGAAGATTTCTGCCACCATCAG
This sequence is a window from Acropora palmata chromosome 6, jaAcrPala1.3, whole genome shotgun sequence. Protein-coding genes within it:
- the LOC141884539 gene encoding uncharacterized protein LOC141884539; protein product: MVKASCCVPRCTNNWRNSPNMKFHTLPSDPKVLGMYEKLIRNANLKKDSSSTRICGAHFPQGERMSRTQLPSIFPWTSVPQERRKIERVQVPMVKRPRTTSVQAEKENVKDYENPSDITTNNVSMDLQEEKFRDQSTQTDSVNESQSLKQEILALKEKIQTLETTIHELNSKPKFELSDHKDIDHDIAFYAGFPNYDTLLLCYDLLKEKAEHLCYKNRDETEYHPAEYNKPGSKRKLTIWQELTLVLLHLRLGLLEKDLADRFRISMPTVSVIWRTWIKFMRKELEPVCIQWPSKDQIVHFMPPVFKTFYPDLVSIIDCTEIEMESPSSLDNRSLCYSSYKSRTTMKALIGITPNGVVSFCSDLYCGSISIIQIVKESGYLSHLNRGDTGMADKGFTIQDELAEVGAKLAMPHFLKGKAQFSKQESDHNKKIASLRIHVERYMERLKNWHFFDRPVPITISTIASDVWVVVACLSNFLAPIIA